One Gambusia affinis linkage group LG15, SWU_Gaff_1.0, whole genome shotgun sequence genomic window carries:
- the LOC122844574 gene encoding beta-2 adrenergic receptor-like — protein MGDVTFVPPSTNQTQLSNITNSPPEYNDVELVLLGVAMAVLVLAIVFGNVMVITAILRFQRLQTITNLFIASLAVADLIMGVIVVPFSSSNILLKSWMFGNFMCDFWTATDVLCVTASIETLCVISLDRYLAITRPLRYPTLLTRARAFTVVFVVWAVASLISFLPIYLKVWVSDKKSAVECLYSETCCEFNTNATYAVCSSIVSFYLPLVVMIFLYTRVFQEAQKQLEKIRGRQRHFYHLHKSALLTYPEDSPALNKLRTGADGEDRLNMQQTEDTDNRQEKREENRVGIEKEGRQSAAKRLKFCLKEHKAVKTLGIIMGTFTLCWLPFFIVNIVSAFVDLDDYKELFRFLNWLGYSNSAFNPLIYCRSPDFRHAFQEILHLKGRLFGWKGACGWCSERHKYPNSPRRQNGNSDLNRVRGLDTQETSVWKGSLESSIQDSSLTLALPASCSEQVLDVAPGSSSSWEENSSRSRICKENVASIA, from the exons ATGGGAGATGTGACTTTTGTGCCACCATCCACGAACCAGACACAACTCAGCAATATCACCAATTCACCACCAGAATATAATGATGTGGAACTTGTGCTGCTTGGTGTTGCCATGGCTGTTCTTGTCCTAGCAATAGTTTTTG GTAATGTGATGGTGATTACAGCCATCCTGCGCTTCCAGAGGCTCCAAACTATCACCAACCTCTTCATTGCCTCACTGGCGGTTGCTGACCTCATCATGGGTGTAATCGTGGTCCCTTTTAGCTCCAGTAACATCCTGCTGAAAAGCTGGATGTTCGGAAACTTCATGTGTGACTTCTGGACGGCAACTGATGTGTTGTGTGTGACAGCCAGCATAGAAACACTGTGTGTGATTTCTCTGGACCGCTACCTTGCTATTACAAGGCCTCTCCGCTATCCGACACTGCTCACCAG GGCTCGGGCTTTCACGGTGGTGTTTGTGGTTTGGGCAGTGGCCTCGCTCATCTCCTTCCTGCCCATCTATCTCAAAGTCTGGGTGTCAGACAAAAAATCAGCTGTTGAATGCTTATACAGTGAGACCTGCTGTGAATTCAACACCAACGCGACATATGCAGTCTGTTCCTCAATTGTGTCTTTCTATCTGCCGCTGGTGGTGATGATTTTCCTTTACACCCGTGTATTCCAAGAGGCTCAGAAGCAGCTGGAAAAGATCCGAGGAAGGCAACGGCACTTCTACCACCTACATAAGTCTGCACTGTTGACTTACCCAGAAGACAGCCCTGCGCTGAATAAACTCAGGACAGGAGCAGATGGAGAGGACAGACTGAACATGCAGCAAACTGAGGATACTGACAACAGGCaagagaagagagaagaaaatagagTGGGGATAGAAAAAGAAGGCAGACAATCTGCTGCAAAGCGTCTCAAGTTCTGTCTTAAAGAGCACAAGGCTGTGAAAACTCTGGGAATCATCATGGGAACTTTCACATTGTGTTGGCTACCATTTTTCATTGTCAATATTGTCTCAGCATTTGTAGATCTTGATGACTATAAGGAACTATTTCGATTCCTTAACTGGTTAGGTTATTCCAACTCTGCCTTCAACCCCCTCATCTACTGCCGCAGTCCTGATTTCAGGCACGCCTTCCAGGAGATCCTTCATTTGAAGGGAAGGCTCTTTGGATGGAAGGGGGCATGTGGATGGTGTAGTGAGAGACACAAATACCCCAATTCTCCACGGAGGCAGAATGGGAACTCAGACTTGAATCGTGTCAGGGGGCTGGACACTCAGGAAACATCAGTGTGGAAAGGAAGTCTGGAGAGCTCAATTCAAGACAGCTCTCTGACCCTGGCTCTGCCAGCGTCATGCTCAGAGCAGGTTCTAGATGTGGCTCCCGGTTCCTCGAGCAGTTGGGAGGAAAACAGCTCCCGCAGTAGGATTTGTAAGGAAAATGTTGCTTCTATTGCTTGA